TATATCCTACTCCCCAAACCGTATGAATTAGTTTTTCACCATTCATTACGGTTTCAAGTTTATCGCGTAAATTACTAATATGGACCATTACCGTTTTATTAGAACCATAACCGTCTTCATTCCAAACGCGTTCGAATATCTCTTCAGAGCTAAATACTCTTCCAGTATTACTCGCTAGTAAATATAAAATATCAAATTCGATAGAAGTGAGCTTAATATATTCACCATTTACTTTAACCGTATGATTATGTTTATGAATTTCAACTGTACGAATGCGAATAATACCATCTTCATTCTTTGGTGTGGCAGCGTTTTGGAAAGATGATCTACGTAATAATGCTTTCACTCTAGCAACTAATTCTAGTGGATTAAACGGTTTAATCATATAATCATCTGCACCGGTCATAAGTCCTAATATCTTATCCATATCTTCAGCTTTTGCACTAAGCATAAGGATAGGTACAGTATTATTTTCACGCACTTCTTGACAAACTTCTAATCCATTTCGTTTTGGCATCATAATATCCAAAATCATAAGGTCAACTTCATATGTAGATATCATTTGTAATGCTTCATCACCATCATAAGCTTTATAAATGTTATAACCTTCATTTCGCAAATAAACAGCGAGTAATTCTACAATATCTTTATCATCATCAATAATTAATATGTTTTTATTCATCATATAGTTCCTTTCCTTGCGAATCATCAACATTACTATAATATCAAACATTTATGTATTTTGTAGTAATGTTTCTACAAAAAATTTCACGTAACGTATTAAAAAGGAATTAACACAATTATAACGAATACAAAATAAGAAGGATATTTGAATTTTACGTTATGTTGAAAGTTAGTTATAAGGGGGACTTGCTATGTTATATAATGATATATATTCATTTACTCCAACTGGAAAAATAGAAAATGACATTAAAGCTTTTCTATTAAAATACAATAAAGAATTTACATATAAACATTCAATTCGTGTGGCAAATGAGGCAAGAAAAATTGCGGGAATATTTTATGAAGATGAAGAAAAAGCAGTGATTGCAGGATGTTTACATGATATTAGTGCAATCTTTCCGAACGAGGAGCGGATTGCAGTTGCTGAAAAATTTGGAATAGAAATATTACAAGAAGAACGAGAATTTCCAATGATTATTCATCAAAAATTATCGAGAGTAATTGCAAAAGAGATATTTAAAATAGAGGACGAAGAAGTTTTAAATGCTATCTGTTGCCACACTACTTTGCGTAAACATGCTACAAAAATGGATTTAGTACTATTTGTTGCTGATAAATTAGAATGGGATCAAATAGGGACACCTCCATATTTAATAAATGTTAAAAAAGCTTTAGGAAACTCTTTAGAACATGCTGCTTTTGTATATATTTCATATTTGTGGGAAAGAAAAGATACATTAAAAGTCATACACCCGTGGCTAGTAGAAGCATATTGGTATTTAAAAGAAATTGTAGAGTAGAAAGGGTATGAAAATGCAATTAAAAGAATATATGAATCAAACATTCCCAGGAGTTACATTAGTACCGTCCATATACTTTCAGTGGGAAAATCATCTTCATTTTGATTTTGGGAAAGAT
This genomic interval from Bacillus cereus contains the following:
- the yqeK gene encoding bis(5'-nucleosyl)-tetraphosphatase (symmetrical) YqeK; protein product: MLYNDIYSFTPTGKIENDIKAFLLKYNKEFTYKHSIRVANEARKIAGIFYEDEEKAVIAGCLHDISAIFPNEERIAVAEKFGIEILQEEREFPMIIHQKLSRVIAKEIFKIEDEEVLNAICCHTTLRKHATKMDLVLFVADKLEWDQIGTPPYLINVKKALGNSLEHAAFVYISYLWERKDTLKVIHPWLVEAYWYLKEIVE
- a CDS encoding response regulator transcription factor yields the protein MMNKNILIIDDDKDIVELLAVYLRNEGYNIYKAYDGDEALQMISTYEVDLMILDIMMPKRNGLEVCQEVRENNTVPILMLSAKAEDMDKILGLMTGADDYMIKPFNPLELVARVKALLRRSSFQNAATPKNEDGIIRIRTVEIHKHNHTVKVNGEYIKLTSIEFDILYLLASNTGRVFSSEEIFERVWNEDGYGSNKTVMVHISNLRDKLETVMNGEKLIHTVWGVGYKIEK